A stretch of the Uranotaenia lowii strain MFRU-FL chromosome 3, ASM2978415v1, whole genome shotgun sequence genome encodes the following:
- the LOC129757172 gene encoding UDP-glycosyltransferase UGT5-like, whose amino-acid sequence MLGRSRVLLTVALLAALLRSTGGAKILGILPSTGWSHYVIGEGIMSALNQAGHDVTVIGAHCPKDAPSNYECIVVKDLVFDKGGSTPNLFQYRNDPYLKVLYDLYTMIGPTLSTLLMSHPKVKELLQANRSYDAVISECFVSEALYGFADHYKAPLIVFSPFGASMWTNELVGTPYPYAQIPHVFLSYTDRMTFWERFVNTALWNIDSFYYRNIFLPSQQEMYASFFPNASQSLAEVMKSTSLVLLNQHFSLSYPHPYAPNMIEVGGIQMKEPKALPEDLESFIQNSKNGVIYFSMGSMLKGSNFPEEKRNAFINAFARLKQNVLWKYENVSLPNKPENVQIRKWMPQNDILAHPNVKLFITHGGLLGSTESLFHGKPMIGVPIYGDQRLNMARAERTGYGISIEYEDLNEDLIHQAIEKVLNDPAYAKNAQLISDRYRDKPMTPAQTTVYWVDYVIRHGGAPQLHSAAVELSFVARSTLDVYGTMLLMALLMLASVRYLARKIFRMVGSHPVAKTTKKND is encoded by the exons ATGTTAGGTCGATCAAGAGTGCTTTTGACGGTCGCCTTGTTAGCTGCACTTTTGCGGTCGACAGGGGGTGCAAAAATTTTGGGAATTCTACCCTCAACGGGATGGTCCCACTATGTAATCGGTGAGGGCATTATGAGTGCCCTGAATCAAGCTGGACACGATGTAACAGTTATTGGTGCTCACTGTCCGAAGGATGCTCCCAGCAATTACGAGTGTATCGTCGTGAAAGATTTGGTGTTTGATAAAGGAG GATCCACCCCCAATTTGTTCCAGTACCGCAACGATCCGTACCTGAAGGTGCTCTACGATTTGTACACCATGATAGGGCCAACTTTATCGACCTTGTTGATGTCGCATCCGAAAGTAAAAGAATTACTTCAAGCCAACCGGTCATACGACGCCGTTATCAGCGAATGTTTCGTAAGTGAAGCGCTTTATGGTTTCGCGGATCACTACAAGGCCCCGTTGATAGTGTTCTCGCCCTTCGGAGCCTCCATGTGGACTAACGAGCTGGTGGGAACTCCATATCCGTACGCACAGATACCGCACGTGTTCCTAAGCTATACAGATCGGATGACATTTTGGGAGCGTTTCGTCAATACGGCACTGTGGAAtatcgatagcttttactatAGGAATATCTTCCTTCCGAGTCAGCAGGAGATGTATGCTAGCTTTTTCCCCAATGCTTCTCAATCACTGGCCGAGGTGATGAAAAGTACGAGCTTGGTGTTGTTGAACCAGCATTTTAGTTTGAGCTATCCGCATCCTTACGCGCCGAATATGATTGAAGTCGGAGGTATTCAAATGAAGGAACCGAAAGCGCTGCCTGAG GACCTCGAATCCTTTATCCAGAACTCCAAGAATGGCGTGATTTACTTCAGCATGGGCTCGATGTTGAAGGGTAGCAACTTCCCGGAAGAAAAACGAAACGCCTTCATCAATGCCTTTGCCCGGCTGAAGCAAAACGTTCTCTGGAAGTACGAAAACGTCAGCCTTCCAAATAAACcggaaaatgttcaaattagAAAGTGGATGCCTCAGAACGACATTCTAGCGCATCCTAATGTGAAACTTTTCATCACTCATGGAGGTCTGTTAGGATCGACGGAATCCTTGTTTCACGGCAAACCCATGATCGGTGTTCCAATCTACGGGGATCAACGACTCAACATGGCTAGAGCTGAAAGGACTGGCTACGGAATCTCCATTGAGTACGAAGATTTGAACGAGGATTTGATCCACCAGGCGATAGAAAAAGTCCTTAATGATCCGGCATATGCAAAGAATGCTCAGCTGATTTCCGACCGGTACCGAGATAAGCCGATGACGCCAGCTCAGACGACCGTCTACTGGGTGGATTACGTTATCAGACATGGTGGCGCCCCACAGCTGCATTCGGCTGCCGTTGAGCTTTCGTTCGTCGCGCGTAGCACGTTGGATGTTTACGGAACAATGCTATTAATGGCCCTACTTATGCTTGCATCTGTTCGGTATTTGGCGAGGAAGATCTTCAGAATGGTTGGCTCACATCCAGttgcaaaaacgacaaaaaagaatgattga